One segment of Monomorium pharaonis isolate MP-MQ-018 chromosome 6, ASM1337386v2, whole genome shotgun sequence DNA contains the following:
- the LOC105834719 gene encoding uncharacterized protein LOC105834719 isoform X1, producing MIFYVLNAFSVAVFALSVTGESTLPVTICKRNAADHSTCLKNAIKEALPRLIPGLPEFDFPSLDPLHYEYGKAILNSGDLRGEIIMSNVTATGIAKVHIFDVRTNLNDGVFRLEIDTQIPKLFFDGNIKLNGTVSVFRAQGKGYFNVTGADVRTTWDMIGPVVNDTWIIEHFYATPLFTKFKMYSNFLSDQSKEFNDLILTFINEFWPAIHRATLPIATGIWDPWLTNFPNKLFSKVPFSKIFPEN from the exons ATGATATTCTACGTGCTTAATGCCTTCAGCGTTGCAGTATTTGCATTATCTGTAACTGGAGAATCTACGCTTc CTGTGACTATCTGTAAACGCAATGCAGCTGATCATTCCacctgtttaaaaaatgctataaaGGAAGCATTGCCACGATTAATTCCAG GGCTTCCAGAATTCGATTTTCCATCTTTGGATCCACTACATTATGAATACGGCAAAGCTATACTTAATTCAGGCGATTTACGTGgagaaataattatgtcaAACGTCACTGCTACTGGTATAGCAAAAGTTCACATTTTTGATGTAAGGACGAACCTTAATGATGGCGTTTTCCGTTTGGAAATCGACACACAAATACCAAAGTTGTTTTTTGACGGTAACATAAAACTAAATGGTACTGTAAGTGTATTCAGAGCTCAGGGTAAAG gtTACTTTAATGTAACTGGGGCTGATGTTAGAACAACGTGGGATATGATAGGACCTGTAGTAAATGATACTTGGattatagaacatttttatgcAACTCCGTTgtttacaaagtttaaaatgtattccaattttttGTCAGATCAAAGCAAAGAATTTA atgaTCTTATCTTGACATTCATAAATGAATTTTGGCCAGCGATACATCGAGCAACGCTACCAATAGCAACCGGAATATGGGACCCATGGTTGACTAATTTTCCCAATAAATTATTCTCAAAAGTTcccttttcaaaaatatttccagaaaattaa
- the LOC105834719 gene encoding uncharacterized protein LOC105834719 isoform X2, with the protein MIFYVLHAFSIIVFVLSAIGESTLPVTICKRNAADHSTCLKNAIKEALPRLIPGLPEFDFPSLDPLHYEYGKAILNSGDLRGEIIMSNVTATGIAKVHIFDVRTNLNDGVFRLEIDTQIPKLFFDGNIKLNGTVSVFRAQGKGYFNVTGADVRTTWDMIGPVVNDTWIIEHFYATPLFTKFKMYSNFLSDQSKEFNDLILTFINEFWPAIHRATLPIATGIWDPWLTNFPNKLFSKVPFSKIFPEN; encoded by the exons CTGTGACTATCTGTAAACGCAATGCAGCTGATCATTCCacctgtttaaaaaatgctataaaGGAAGCATTGCCACGATTAATTCCAG GGCTTCCAGAATTCGATTTTCCATCTTTGGATCCACTACATTATGAATACGGCAAAGCTATACTTAATTCAGGCGATTTACGTGgagaaataattatgtcaAACGTCACTGCTACTGGTATAGCAAAAGTTCACATTTTTGATGTAAGGACGAACCTTAATGATGGCGTTTTCCGTTTGGAAATCGACACACAAATACCAAAGTTGTTTTTTGACGGTAACATAAAACTAAATGGTACTGTAAGTGTATTCAGAGCTCAGGGTAAAG gtTACTTTAATGTAACTGGGGCTGATGTTAGAACAACGTGGGATATGATAGGACCTGTAGTAAATGATACTTGGattatagaacatttttatgcAACTCCGTTgtttacaaagtttaaaatgtattccaattttttGTCAGATCAAAGCAAAGAATTTA atgaTCTTATCTTGACATTCATAAATGAATTTTGGCCAGCGATACATCGAGCAACGCTACCAATAGCAACCGGAATATGGGACCCATGGTTGACTAATTTTCCCAATAAATTATTCTCAAAAGTTcccttttcaaaaatatttccagaaaattaa
- the LOC105834720 gene encoding uncharacterized protein LOC105834720, whose amino-acid sequence MLFYLLNAFSIASFVLATTGESTLPVTTCKRNSTDYSACLKNAIEEALSRLIPGLPEFDFPSLDPLFYEYGTAILDTGDLRGEVIMSNVTAIGLAKVHILDVRTNFYDDVFRLEIDTQVPKLFIEGDIKVNGTVSVFKAHGKGYFNMTGDDIRTTWDIIGHVVNDTLIIKHFYASPLFTKFKVYFDIFSNQSKIFNDLIITFVNEFWPAIHRATLPIATKVWDSWLTNFPNKLFSKVPFSKIFP is encoded by the exons ATGTTATTCTATCTGCTTAATGCCTTTAGCATTGCATCATTTGTATTAGCCACAACTGGAGAATCTACGCTTC CTGTAACTACATGTAAACGCAATTCAACTGATTATTCTGcctgtttaaaaaatgctatagAGGAAGCATTGTCACGATTAATTCCAG GACTTCCAGAATTTGATTTTCCATCGTTGGATCCACTATTTTACGAATATGGTACAGCGATACTTGATACAGGCGATTTACGTGGAGAAGTAATTATGTCAAACGTCACTGCTATTGGTTTAGCAAAAGTTCATATTTTGGATGTAAGAACAAACTTTTATGATGATGTTTTCCGTTTGGAAATCGACACACAAGTACCAAAATTGTTTATAGAAGGTGACATAAAAGTAAATGGTACTGTAAGTGTATTCAAAGCTCATGGTAAAG gtTACTTTAATATGACTGGTGATGATATTAGAACAACATGGGATATAATAGGACACGTAGTAAAcgatacattaattataaaacatttttatgccAGTCCATTGTTCACAAAATTTAAAgtgtattttgatattttctcaAATCAAAGCAAAATATTCA acGATTTGAttataacttttgtaaatGAATTCTGGCCGGCAATACATCGAGCAACATTACCAATAGCGACCAAAGTGTGGGACTCATGGTTGACTAACTTTCCCAATAAATTATTCTCGAAAGTTcccttttcaaaaatatttccataa
- the LOC105830086 gene encoding uncharacterized protein LOC105830086 produces the protein MLFYVLSIFSIAIFGLSSGESEFPLSSCKQDSDDYHVCLKQALETAWPQVVKGLPKFGLPPLDPLFYRNGKIVYNADKLQAEVIFSNFTCFGLSKTSFSALKTHFLPNNIFRLEIDTQIPKLFAENLLKINGSLSVFRIVGEGYMNATINNIKATCGLKGHIINDTFLVEYFRIMPSLEALKVYFDLFQDKQLNNLVLSFVNEYWPILYREMWPFTSNLLDSMLIDFANKVFSKLSFSKIFL, from the exons atgttattttatgtacttagTATATTCAGCATTGCGATCTTTGGATTATCAAGTGGAGAATCTGAGTTTC CTTTATCTTCTTGCAAGCAAGATTCAGATGATTATCATGTCTGTTTAAAACAAGCTTTAGAAACGGCATGGCCACAAGTTGTTAAAg GACTTCCAAAATTTGGCCTTCCACCTTTGGAtccattattttatagaaatggtaaaattgtatataatgctgATAAGTTACAAGCagaagtaattttttcaaattttacttGCTTTGGTTTGTCAAAGACCAGTTTTAGTGCTTTAAAGACGCACTTTCTtcctaataatattttccgtTTGGAAATTGACACACAAATACCAAAACTGTTTGCAGAGaatctcttaaaaataaatggttcTCTAAGTGTATTTAGAATTGTTGGTGAAg GTTACATGAATGCAACTATCAATAATATCAAAGCAACATGTGGTTTAAAAGGACATATAATAAACGATACATTTTTAGTAGAATATTTCCGTATCATGCCATCACTTGAAGCACTCAAAGtgtattttgatttatttcaaGACAAACAACTTA ataATCTTGTATTAAGTTTTGTAAATGAATATTGGCCTATATTATATCGAGAGATGTGGCCCTTCACGTCCAACTTGTTGGACTCAATGTTAATTGACTTTGCTAATAAGGTCTTTTCGAAATTATCattctcaaaaatatttttataa
- the LOC105830084 gene encoding uncharacterized protein LOC105830084 — protein MLFYALGAFSVVIFGLASAQKHTLPITTCRRDSANYSTCLKRSLDEAWPRFVAGIPEFDFPSLDPLVYKYGKIIINSGEIHGEVILSNISAVGMSETRFSDIRTHFLDDVFRLEIDTFIPKLFIEGVVKMDGGLSTFRINGQGPFNLTTHDVRSTWDLIGHVVNDTWIVEHFHQLPSIEKFKAHFDLFQDNKGFNDFVVTFVNEFWPPLYRVMLPAASNIWDPWLTNYSNYFFSKVSFSKIFP, from the exons ATGTTATTCTACGCACTCGGTGCATTCAGCGTTGTAATATTTGGATTAGCCTCAGCCCAAAAACATACCCTTC CTATTACTACCTGTAGACGAGATTCAGCTAATTATTCTACATGTTTGAAACGTTCTTTAGACGAAGCATGGCCACGATTTGTCGCAG GAATCCCAGAATTTGATTTTCCATCTTTGGATCCTTTAGTTTATAAATAcggtaaaattataattaactcaGGCGAGATACATGGAGAAGTTATTTTGTCGAATATCAGTGCTGTCGGTATGTCGGAGACTCGTTTCAGTGATATCAGAACACACTTTCTTGATGATGTTTTTCGTTTAGAAATTGACACATTTATACCAAAACTATTCATAGAAGGTGTTGTAAAAATGGATGGTGGTCTAAGTACTTTCAGAATTAATGGTCAAG gACCATTTAACTTAACTACTCATGATGTCAGATCAACGTGGGATTTAATAGGACATGTAGTAAATGATACATGGATTGTAGAACATTTTCATCAACTGCCATCAATTGAAAAGTTTAAAGCACATTTTGATTTGTTTCAAGACAACAAAGGATTTa atgatTTTGTTGTAACTTTTGTAAACGAATTCTGGCCGCCATTATATCGAGTAATGTTACCAGCAGCATCCAATATATGGGATCCATGGTTGACTAATTAcagtaattactttttttcaaaagtttctttctcaaaaatatttccttga